The DNA sequence TTCGTTATGTTCAATGGCGGAGGTTTTGCCATGCATCACTTCCCTCGCCCGTACCACCCGCGCGCCAAAAGCCTGAGCGATAGCCTGATGACCGAGGCAGACGCCCAGAATCGGCAGCTTACCGGCAAACGCACGGATAGCAGCCAGAGAGATGCCCGCATCGTCTGGCGTACAGGGGCCCGGTGAAATCACCAGTTTTTCAGGCTGAAGCGAAGCAATCTCTTCCAGCGTCAATTCGTCGTTTCGGTGTACCCGGACATCGGCACCCAGTTCACAAAAGTATTGGTAGAGATTCCAGGTAAAAGAGTCATAGTTATCAATCAGCAACAGCATGGGCACTCCGGGTAGATCGGGACGCCGCTATTCTACGCACTTTCATCCCGTTCGCTTACCACTTTGCCAAATGCGGCCGACAGCGGTGCCAGGTCGCCCGCCAGGCTGGCCTGAATCGCCGCCTGCCAGCTTTCACGATCGATCAGGCGCCACTGAATATCCCAACCGGCATGAACAATCAGCTGCTCAAAAAAGAGTCGTTGAGCACGGCCATTACCGCGCAGGAAGGGATGTAACACCGTCAGCTCACAGTAGTACCAGGCCAGGCGTTCGATCAGTTCTTCATAAGGGAGATCGGCAAGGCCATTTTCTTCCTCCAGCGCCTGCATCAGCGCATTGCCTTCTTTTTCGATGTATTCGAAATGGCAGCACAGCGTCTCACCGATATGAATATCGATTTGCCGCAGCTCGCCTGCATCATCCAGAACATCCTGAAAAAGCTCACGATGGAGCGCACGCAGATGAGGTAAACCGGGATTACGGGCGCCCAGCTCAGGCAGCGTGGCGCTTAGCAGAAAGCTCGCGAGGAAATTATCTGGCAGACGCTGCTGCCAGAGGCTGTTTTTTTGCTTGTCGGTGAGTTTTCTGGACATACGACCTCCATGGACGGGGTAAAGGCTGCGTGAAATGTTCACTAATTATAAGCAGCATTCCCCCGTCGGGAGGGTTAAGGCAGGACTTTTGCAGAAAGGATCACCACCGGTTTGACCGGTACGTTCTGATAAGGGCCAACGTTTTGCGCCTGAACCTGAGAGATCTTATCAGCAACGTCCTGGCCTTTTACCACTTTACCGAACACGGCATAGCCAAAATCACGCTGGCCGTGGTCGAGGAAAGCATTGTCAGCCACGTTGATAAAGAACTGGCTGGTGGCGCTGTCTTTATCGGCAGTACGCGCCATTGAAATGGTGCCGCGCTTGTTCAGCAGACCATTATCGGCTTCGTTTTTGATCGGCGCGTTGGTCGGTTTTTGCTGCATGTCAGTGGTAAAGCCACCGCCCTGCACCATAAAACCAGGAATGACGCGATGAAACGTCGTGTTGTTATAAAAACCGCTGTTGACGTAATCAACAAAGTTTTTCGTGGAAATT is a window from the Pantoea sp. CCBC3-3-1 genome containing:
- a CDS encoding aminodeoxychorismate synthase component II, with protein sequence MLLLIDNYDSFTWNLYQYFCELGADVRVHRNDELTLEEIASLQPEKLVISPGPCTPDDAGISLAAIRAFAGKLPILGVCLGHQAIAQAFGARVVRAREVMHGKTSAIEHNEGGVFAGLNHPLTVTRYHSLIVEKDSLPPDFTVTAWSLRDGQPDEIMGFRHRQLPLEGVQFHPESILSEQGHQLLKNFLRQ
- the ppiA gene encoding peptidylprolyl isomerase A, whose protein sequence is MLKRTLTAVATVLALSTISASALAAKGDTHVLLTTSAGNIELELNNQKAPISTKNFVDYVNSGFYNNTTFHRVIPGFMVQGGGFTTDMQQKPTNAPIKNEADNGLLNKRGTISMARTADKDSATSQFFINVADNAFLDHGQRDFGYAVFGKVVKGQDVADKISQVQAQNVGPYQNVPVKPVVILSAKVLP
- a CDS encoding putative adenosine monophosphate-protein transferase Fic, which encodes MSRKLTDKQKNSLWQQRLPDNFLASFLLSATLPELGARNPGLPHLRALHRELFQDVLDDAGELRQIDIHIGETLCCHFEYIEKEGNALMQALEEENGLADLPYEELIERLAWYYCELTVLHPFLRGNGRAQRLFFEQLIVHAGWDIQWRLIDRESWQAAIQASLAGDLAPLSAAFGKVVSERDESA